The following are encoded in a window of Chitinophaga sp. H8 genomic DNA:
- a CDS encoding elongation factor G, protein MKAYDEKHIKNIVLLGAAKSGKTTLCETMLFEAGITHKRGTVEEKNTLSDYHEVEHERGNSVYATCLHTEWRDYKINIIDTPGLEDFIGEVIAAIRVCDTALLLLHAQYGVEVGTELIWDYVDTYKKPTMLAVNHLDAEQANFNKAVEDARRILGSAVTVMQYPVNQGIGFNGIIDLLKMTYYKFPEAGGKPEKLPIPESEKERAEQLHNELVEKAAENDEQLMELYFEKGNLDEDELRKGLKIGMLKHDVFPVFCLSAVNNMGSGRLMGFIDNVAPSAIEMPPERTEDGREVPCDPAGPACLFVFKTLLETHIGRLSFFKVLSGEVRQGAELINEKGNTTERLGQLFIADGRNRNPIDRLRSGDIGCTLKLKNTFTNHTLCDKNFKGQIAPIKYPPPKVRVAIETKSKSDDEKLGEVLSEIHMEDPTLEIEYNRELKQIILHGQGDLHLLVTKWRLENIYKMEVDYLTAKIPYRETIQKPAMSSYRHKKQSGGAGQFGEVFMKIEPYFEGMPPFKEFTVRDTEEIALDWGGKLVFNNCIVGGAIDSRFLPSILKGVMERMQEGPLTGSYVRDVRVSVYDGKMHPVDSNDISFKIAGMMAFREAFHQAAPQLLEPVFDLEATAPDVMMGDIMSELQSRRSVITGMDSLNGYQVIKARTPQVELDKLIAALRNVTQGKAKIKAVFAEYAPVPPELQRKLSEDYKKTEESV, encoded by the coding sequence ATGAAAGCGTATGATGAAAAACACATCAAAAACATTGTATTGTTAGGCGCAGCCAAGAGTGGAAAAACTACCCTGTGTGAAACCATGTTATTTGAAGCGGGTATTACTCATAAGCGCGGTACAGTGGAAGAGAAAAACACCTTGTCAGATTACCATGAGGTAGAGCATGAGCGGGGTAATTCTGTATATGCCACCTGCCTGCATACGGAATGGCGGGACTATAAGATCAATATCATTGATACCCCTGGCCTGGAAGACTTCATTGGCGAGGTGATTGCTGCTATCCGGGTATGTGATACCGCCTTATTGCTCCTGCATGCCCAATATGGGGTAGAAGTAGGCACAGAGCTGATCTGGGATTATGTGGATACTTATAAGAAGCCTACTATGCTGGCAGTCAATCACCTGGACGCAGAGCAGGCCAATTTTAATAAAGCTGTAGAGGATGCCCGCCGTATTCTCGGATCTGCGGTTACTGTTATGCAATACCCTGTTAATCAGGGTATTGGTTTTAATGGGATTATTGACCTGCTGAAAATGACTTATTATAAGTTCCCGGAAGCAGGCGGAAAGCCGGAAAAACTGCCTATTCCGGAAAGTGAAAAGGAAAGGGCTGAGCAGTTGCACAATGAGCTGGTAGAGAAGGCGGCAGAGAACGATGAACAGTTGATGGAATTATACTTTGAAAAAGGTAACCTGGACGAAGATGAATTACGGAAGGGGCTGAAGATAGGTATGTTGAAACATGACGTATTTCCTGTATTCTGCCTGTCTGCTGTGAATAACATGGGCAGCGGGCGACTAATGGGTTTTATTGATAATGTAGCACCCTCTGCCATTGAAATGCCACCGGAACGTACCGAGGATGGGAGGGAGGTGCCCTGCGATCCTGCAGGGCCGGCATGTTTATTTGTATTTAAAACGCTGCTTGAAACGCATATCGGGCGGCTTTCTTTTTTTAAAGTACTTTCCGGTGAAGTAAGGCAGGGCGCAGAGCTGATCAATGAAAAAGGGAATACTACGGAACGGCTGGGACAATTGTTCATTGCGGATGGCCGGAACAGGAATCCTATAGACAGATTACGTTCCGGCGATATTGGCTGTACCCTGAAACTAAAGAATACATTTACCAACCATACCTTATGTGATAAGAATTTTAAGGGGCAGATAGCCCCTATAAAGTACCCGCCTCCTAAAGTAAGGGTAGCTATTGAAACCAAGAGTAAAAGTGATGATGAGAAACTGGGCGAAGTACTGAGCGAAATCCACATGGAAGACCCTACACTGGAAATTGAATACAACCGGGAGCTGAAACAGATCATCCTGCATGGACAGGGGGATTTACACCTGCTGGTTACCAAATGGAGACTGGAAAACATTTATAAGATGGAGGTTGACTATCTGACGGCAAAGATTCCTTATCGGGAAACTATCCAAAAACCGGCGATGTCGTCTTACCGGCATAAAAAGCAGTCGGGTGGGGCAGGACAGTTTGGAGAAGTGTTCATGAAAATAGAGCCTTATTTTGAAGGGATGCCTCCCTTTAAGGAATTTACGGTAAGGGATACAGAAGAAATTGCATTGGATTGGGGGGGCAAGCTGGTTTTTAATAACTGTATTGTAGGAGGGGCTATCGATAGCCGTTTTTTGCCTTCTATTCTTAAAGGGGTGATGGAGCGCATGCAGGAGGGACCGCTAACGGGGTCGTATGTACGTGACGTGCGTGTGAGTGTATACGATGGTAAAATGCATCCGGTAGACAGCAACGATATCTCTTTCAAGATAGCGGGCATGATGGCGTTCCGGGAGGCTTTTCATCAGGCAGCGCCTCAGCTGCTGGAGCCGGTATTTGATCTGGAAGCCACAGCACCGGATGTTATGATGGGAGATATTATGAGTGAGTTGCAGAGCCGCCGTAGTGTTATCACCGGCATGGACTCCCTGAATGGGTATCAGGTAATAAAAGCCCGTACACCACAGGTGGAGTTGGATAAATTAATAGCTGCCCTGCGCAATGTAACGCAGGGAAAAGCTAAAATAAAAGCTGTATTTGCAGAGTATGCACCCGTGCCACCAGAGCTGCAGCGTAAGCTCAGCGAAGATTACAAGAAAACAGAAGAAAGTGTCTAA
- a CDS encoding YifB family Mg chelatase-like AAA ATPase, producing MIVKTYGSAVQGVAAITITLEVNVAPKGTKFYIVGLPDNAVKESQRRIESAIIDLGCKMPRLRTVVNMAPADIKKAGSAYDLPIALGIIAASKQMPADKLADYIIMGELSLDGTLQPIKGALPIAIQARKDGFKGLILPKQNAREAAMVNELEVYGVSHMREVIHFFEQPQSLQPVIVDTRQEFLAAQADFDVDFADVKGQYNIKRALEIAAAGGHNVILIGPPGAGKTMLAKRFPTILPPLSLNEALETTKIHSVAGKLPAHTSLIARRPFRSPHHTVSDTALVGGGSIPQPGEISLAHNGVLFLDELPEFRRKVLEVMRQPIEERLVTISRAKAIIDYPSNFLLLAAMNPCQCGFYNHSEKDCTCPPGAVQKYLNRVSGPLLDRIDLHVEVTPTPFSALSSTEETEKSESIRERVIKAREIQTARFADHAGIYCNAQMNSHLLRTICTPDQEGATLLKKAMDFMKLSARAYSRILKVSRTIADLEGSEQIQTPHLAEAIQFRSLDKEKWGG from the coding sequence ATGATTGTTAAAACCTATGGCAGCGCCGTGCAAGGCGTGGCAGCCATCACCATTACCTTAGAGGTAAATGTAGCCCCCAAAGGAACCAAATTCTATATTGTAGGCCTTCCCGATAATGCCGTAAAAGAAAGTCAGCGGCGAATAGAGTCTGCTATTATTGACCTCGGCTGTAAGATGCCGCGGTTACGAACGGTCGTAAATATGGCGCCCGCAGATATTAAAAAGGCCGGCTCCGCTTATGATCTGCCCATAGCATTAGGCATTATTGCTGCTTCTAAACAAATGCCTGCCGACAAGCTCGCTGATTACATTATAATGGGTGAGCTTTCCCTGGATGGTACGCTGCAACCCATTAAAGGAGCACTTCCTATTGCCATACAGGCACGCAAAGATGGTTTTAAAGGACTGATACTACCTAAACAAAACGCCAGGGAAGCCGCTATGGTAAATGAACTGGAAGTATATGGCGTATCCCATATGCGGGAAGTAATCCATTTTTTTGAACAGCCCCAATCCTTACAACCGGTAATAGTAGATACCCGGCAGGAATTCTTAGCCGCTCAGGCCGATTTTGATGTTGACTTCGCTGATGTAAAAGGGCAGTATAATATTAAACGTGCACTGGAAATAGCCGCTGCCGGAGGGCATAATGTAATCCTGATAGGTCCGCCAGGTGCAGGCAAAACCATGCTTGCCAAAAGATTCCCTACTATACTCCCACCACTAAGCCTGAACGAAGCATTGGAAACCACTAAAATACATTCCGTTGCAGGTAAGCTGCCGGCTCATACTTCCCTTATCGCCAGGCGTCCCTTCCGCTCTCCACATCATACCGTCAGCGATACTGCGCTGGTAGGAGGTGGCAGCATTCCACAGCCCGGCGAAATTTCCCTGGCGCACAATGGCGTATTATTCCTAGATGAACTTCCGGAGTTCCGCCGCAAAGTGCTGGAAGTAATGCGGCAACCAATAGAAGAAAGACTGGTCACAATATCCCGGGCAAAAGCCATAATTGACTACCCTTCAAATTTTTTATTACTTGCAGCTATGAATCCATGTCAGTGCGGATTTTACAATCACTCAGAGAAAGATTGCACCTGTCCGCCTGGCGCAGTACAGAAATATTTAAACAGGGTCTCGGGGCCATTACTGGATCGTATAGACCTGCACGTAGAAGTTACCCCTACTCCCTTTTCTGCATTATCCAGTACGGAAGAAACAGAGAAAAGCGAATCTATCCGGGAGAGAGTCATTAAAGCACGTGAAATACAAACAGCCCGCTTTGCTGACCATGCTGGCATTTACTGCAATGCACAGATGAACAGTCATCTGCTCAGAACCATATGTACACCAGATCAGGAAGGAGCAACGCTGTTAAAAAAAGCAATGGATTTTATGAAGCTTTCAGCAAGAGCCTATAGCCGTATCCTGAAAGTGAGCCGTACCATAGCAGACCTGGAAGGCAGTGAACAGATACAAACACCTCATCTGGCAGAAGCTATACAATTCCGCAGCCTGGATAAAGAGAAATGGGGTGGCTGA
- a CDS encoding MutS-related protein — translation MQLDKTSYYDLSIFNRDEEFSLFHRLDFTTTTGGRDYLRKLFSTPLQDITAIENRQRALQYILEQEDKWPSIISNGTIVVVENYMEAQIEPVSSTEGLSLTISTLLYKTMYAPDNGFIKFSFAQLVNLVKGFRAFVETFNSDKTPKELKYLLDRAAHLLHLRDFSEILEADDSGKISNREILRYDHHIRKKHKKLVWELLDLYKKLDAYYAMAKAIKHYNLKFPTFENKPQPFIAAQQLYHLIIPQPVAYDITLDQQSHFLFLTGANMAGKTTFIKAIGVAVFLAHIGMGVPAQQMQLSFFHGIFSNIQVQDNIFKGESYFFSEVQRIKNTIIQINNGKNWLVLIDEMFKGTNVEDARNCSLAVIRGLLRSTNCLFILSTHLYEIADELQKESKILFKYFESQVIDDDLQFTYQLKDGIAKEKIGYLILKREKVLDLLQEIK, via the coding sequence ATGCAACTGGACAAAACCTCCTACTATGACCTGTCAATTTTTAACCGGGATGAAGAATTTTCGCTGTTTCACCGGCTGGATTTTACAACTACCACAGGTGGAAGGGATTATTTACGCAAGCTGTTCAGCACCCCGTTGCAGGATATCACCGCAATAGAAAACCGCCAGCGGGCATTGCAATACATCCTGGAACAGGAAGATAAATGGCCCTCTATTATTTCCAACGGCACCATTGTAGTAGTGGAAAACTATATGGAGGCCCAGATAGAACCGGTTTCCAGTACAGAAGGCTTATCATTGACGATCAGTACCCTGCTGTATAAGACGATGTATGCACCGGATAATGGCTTTATAAAATTTTCCTTTGCACAACTGGTCAACCTGGTGAAAGGATTCCGCGCCTTTGTTGAAACTTTTAATTCAGATAAAACGCCCAAAGAACTGAAATACCTGCTGGATCGTGCAGCTCACCTGTTACACCTGCGCGACTTTAGTGAAATCCTGGAGGCGGATGATAGCGGCAAAATTTCCAACCGGGAAATTCTGCGTTACGATCATCATATCCGTAAAAAACATAAGAAGCTGGTATGGGAACTGCTGGACCTGTATAAAAAACTGGATGCTTATTATGCTATGGCCAAAGCCATCAAACATTATAATTTAAAGTTCCCCACTTTTGAAAATAAACCACAACCATTTATTGCTGCACAACAGTTGTATCACCTGATTATTCCGCAACCGGTAGCATATGATATTACACTGGATCAGCAATCTCATTTCCTGTTTCTTACCGGCGCCAATATGGCGGGCAAAACTACCTTCATTAAAGCCATTGGAGTGGCTGTTTTCCTGGCTCATATAGGCATGGGCGTACCTGCACAACAAATGCAGCTGAGCTTCTTCCATGGTATATTCAGCAACATACAGGTACAGGATAATATTTTTAAGGGAGAAAGTTATTTTTTCAGTGAAGTACAGCGTATTAAAAACACCATCATTCAGATCAACAATGGCAAAAACTGGCTGGTACTGATAGATGAAATGTTTAAAGGCACCAATGTGGAAGATGCCAGGAACTGTTCTCTGGCTGTTATTCGCGGCCTTTTACGCAGTACCAATTGTTTATTTATCCTCTCTACCCATTTATATGAGATAGCAGATGAACTGCAAAAGGAGTCCAAAATCCTCTTTAAATATTTCGAATCTCAAGTGATTGATGATGACCTGCAATTTACCTATCAGCTGAAAGATGGTATTGCAAAAGAAAAAATAGGGTACCTCATTTTAAAACGGGAAAAGGTGCTCGATCTGTTGCAGGAAATTAAATAA